The region AATCAGAAGCAAAGGTTTTTTTAACCAGCTATCTAATGGTTCATGGGTTTTCCATAGAGGAGTTTTGCTTGTCGAAAGATTGAGCCATTTATATGCCATCCCTTCTGGGTCATGCTTTTTGAGTAAATCATGACCGTTGCATAAATATTTTTTCGATTCAAGATTTTCACGGATTTCGTGCCAAGCTGCCCAATTACTCTCTCTTTGTGCTTTTTGGGCGGCTAATTGCAAACCCCATCCAATTCCCAAGTGCCACCAAAACGCTCCTCCTTCACAACTCCAATGTTCATTCTCTGAAAGTCCAGTCATTGCAGGGATAATGCAATCAGGCGGAGGAGTGCCTTCCTCCGCAATGAGTTGTGTTAACCCTTGATATGAAAAACCGTATGTGCCTAGCAGGCCGTTGCATTCGGGCAAGGAACGCACCCAATTATGAGTTTGACTAGTGTCTGAAGCTTCTTGACTGAATCCCGAAAATACTCCTTCAGACCCACCTTGACCTCGTACATCTTGTATGACAACTAGATAGCCCTTACTAGCCCACCAAGATGGATGAGCATATGTAATTGTGGATGCAATTTCTCGTCCATATGGCTGGCGCATAAGTAAGACAGGCCATGGCCCATTACCATGAGGAGACCAAATTCGAGATTTTAATAATGTTCCGTCTCTAAGTTGTAAGTCTTCGTCTCTGTATCTTATTGAGTGCATTATTTGTTTTAAAAAGTTTCTGGGCAATAAAGACCCCTTACATACATGGAAAGGATCTCAGCATCAACTTCACTGATATTCTTTTGAGTTGAGATTTTCTGAATAGATTTTTGTGAACCAGCTGAAATGTTTTTTTTATTTAGATCTCTGAAACTTTCACAAATAGACTTTGCTTCATCAGAATTCCTTTTTACACTCTCAAGAAGTCTCGATTGAGCCATTACACCTTGACTGATTCCAAATGATGTAAATATTAAAGTGATTAGTAAACCATTCATTTCCTTAGTTTACCTAGTTTATTTTGAATTATTTATATTCTATTCTCTAATTGTTCTTGGGTAAATTAAATAATGTTTTTTTTGCTTTCTCTATTAAAAAGTGAGCTTTTTTTAGATCTATTATTGGAATTCTTCCTGTTCGAAGAATTCTCTCAAAGCGACCAGTCTTTTGAACTAGCTCTTGAGGAGAAAGTCGTGAAATGGCCTTGTTAGAAATTAATCCTGAGTGCATCAACAAGGCTGCTTCGTTAAGTTGAATATCTAAAGTACATATAAAATACGCTATGCATTTAAGTCTTTTTACATTTCGAACACTACCCAGACTTCCATCTATTAGATGATTTATTTGTTCATCACTAATAGATAATAAAGAATCCCATGTTTTTATATTATTTGATAAGAGTATTTTTTCTTCTTGATAAAAGGTTTTAGGAAGATCTTTCAACAATGATTTATTATTCATCAGTCTCTAATGAGGTAATTTCTTCAATATGAGCATTATTCGAGAAAGATTCACTTGCAGAGTAATTTCTGTCTGGTAATTCTATTATCTTAGATTCTTTTAAATCATTTATTAATTCACCTAGAATAATTGGTTTACTTATTCCATCACCAGCTGATTCTATTTTTCTGAGCCTGACTTTGACCTGAGCGCCATTTCTTCCTCCTCCTTTCAAATTACCAGCTATTTGTAACAATGTTGGTTTGATAGCTTCTTTTGGGAAATCATTTGATGCTTGAGCAACAACTAAATCAAATCCATTGTCATAAACAATAGGAGCATATTTGTAACCTTCGACATTAAAAGGAGGAGTATAACTTTGCTCAAACGCCCAACAACTGGCAGATAGTAAAAGTGTGAAAATTGTTGTCCCAGTTAGTCGGAATTTAATTCCCCAGTTAAATAGATAACCCAAAACAGTCAAGACACCAAGTCCTGAGCCTCCCCAGGCGAGCCATTTCGTAATATCTTGGATAAGTTCACTCATAGACATAGGCTGGTTTCTCCTGAATTCATTCTTTATAGTTTGTTGGCTCCCCTAAGTTTGAGAATAATGTTTCATGGGAGATGAGTGGAGTTCTAAAAGATTAAAGCGATGGGGACTTGCTGGAACCTTTGCGGCGTTGGGTGGCGTTTTGATTTGGAGTGGTGCAGATCTACTAGTAGATAGGACTATAAGCCGCTTTTCTCCACAAATAGAAAAAACATTATCTAATTCATTAGGTCATCCTTTAAAAATAGGTTCATACAGGGGGCTTAGGCCATGGGGAATTGAGTTGGGGCTAACAAGGATACTTCCAGTTATTAAAGATTCTTCCTCAGTTAGCATTGCAAATTTAACAATTAAATTTGCTCCTTTTGCGAGTTTATTGAATTGGCAACCAGTTGCAATATTTAATCCAAAAGGAACGGAAATTATATTAAGTAAAAATGATACTGGTTCGTTTTGGGTTGTTCCCCAGAATGATAATCCTAAAAAAATTAACCTTCAGCTAAGATTTAATTTAAAAGAACCAACTAAAATTGTATTTAATCCTGGGGATACGACATTATTAGCTAAAGGTAATCTATCTCTCAATCTTGGTAAGAAAAAGATTTATGGTGCGATTAATCTAGACTCCAAAAAACAAGGAAGCCTCTTTCTCGCAGGAAAGGGGTATTGGGATGGCATAGAATTTCAAACTAAAGTAAAAATCAATAAACTTAGTCTTGGAATCTTTGAGGGAGTTTTAGGAAGTAATTCTAATATTATTTCTAGAGGAAATATAAATGGAAGTATAAAGTTGGGAGTAAAGAAAGGCTTAATAAGTTGTAAGGGTGATTTATTGTTTAATAATTTAACTTTAAGAGGAGGACCTTTAAGAGATACCTTGTCTACAAATAATTCAAAAATACAATGTGATAATAAGAAGTTTAAGTTAATTGAATCTAAATGGAATTATGGATATTGGGATATATCTAATTCATCTGAAATACCATTTTATAAAAAAGATAAAACTTATATAAATTCTGTAACTTCTATTAAAATTAAAGATTTCGATCATAAACCACTTACTTTGAAATCAAAATTACCGATTTCGTTCGTTGATAGACAATTTATTCCTGGAGAAATAAATGCTAATTTTAATTTAGAATCTTTTCCTTTAGGTGCTTTAAATCCAATACTAAATACATCATTATCGGGAAAAATAAATACAAAAGGTGATTTTCAGGGTCCCTTATCTTCTCTGAACTCTACTATTAACCTTTCTTTAGAAAATCCACAAGTTAATGGTATTCGATTAAGGGAAAAATGGACAGGTTCTTTTATTCGAATTCCAAGTGAAAAAAAATGGGGTAGTTTGAACATGGAATCAGAAGGTGCTTCTATTCCTGGAGATCTTCAAATTAACTTTAAAAAGGATGGTAATTTTAATGATTTAAATCTCAATAGATTAGGAGGTAAAATAAGTCTAAATCCTAAATCAAATGTTTTTGAATGGGATGCCTATAAATTCAGATTAGATAGAGTAGAGGTGGCTTTCCCACCTGAGAAAAGTTTTAAACGAATCTTTGGGGAAGTGTCAGGTAATGGAATATTTTCTCTTGATCCATTATTTCTTAATGGTGATTTGAATTTAGATTATTTTAGATTATTAGGTTTTAAATTAAAAAAGGCAAGCATTAAAGGTCAAATTAAGAATTCAGAAACTAATTTAAAAGGTGTATTAATACCATCTGAAAATGGAAAGATTAAATTTGATATTAATAATGGGTCCGAATTTTCATTGTTAGCACAAGTCAAGGAGGTAAGTTCTAGTTGGATTGCTGCTACAGCTTTAGAGTTTCCTAAATTAGGATTGAAGTATTCAGATGCAATTGGTAAGGCTGAAGATTTAGAAAAATTTATAATTGGTTATCCAAATAGTTCTATAGATAGTAAGTTCAAATTTTTAAAAAGGTCCCAAGATTCATATAGAGAAGAGATCTCTAAAATAAATAACCAGAACATTATTAATCCTTATGATCTTAATGGCAATATTAATGCTGATATTAAATTAAGTGGCCGAAACCTATCTAATTTAAATTTAGAAGCTAAAGCCTTTGGTAAGGTTTGGACAAACAAATTGAAGAGTATTAATTCTAATGAAATAAAACCTTTTAACGCAACTTTTAATGGAAATCTAGCTTCAGGTTTTGGAGATTTCTCTTTGCTTAATCTGAATTTTTCATTATTATCTTTATTTGCGCCAATACCTTCGGCAATTAATGGGTATTTTGGTTTAAAGGGCAATTATAGTTTAGGTAATTTTACCCCAAGAGTTACAGCGGATTTAATTATTAAAGATACAGTGATTTATAACAGAAATATTATTTTAGATAATGGAAATATTTTACTTAAAGATAATTATCTAGAGTTTGATATCGCTCTAAGGGATAAAACTTCGGCAAATTCTGTTAATTTAGGTGGAACCTACCCATTAATTAGTTCCTACCCTATTGATATAAAGGTTGAAAGTCATGGAGATGGGTTGGCGTTTTTGACTGGGCTAACGAAAGGGAATGTATCTTGGACCTCTGGGACAGCTGATCTAAGTTTGTTGATTAGGGGAACTCCTGCAAAACCGCTTGCGAATGGTTTTTTTGTTTTAAAAAACAGTGAGCTACTTTTTCAAGATAAAGAAATTAATAATTTGAATAGCACAATAGTTTTTGATTTCAATCGACTTGAAGTCCGTAATCTCAAAGCGAATATAGGAGCAGCAGGTATCATTAAAAGTCAAGGTGGAATATCTTTATTTGATTCACAATTAAGTGAAAGTGAGCCATTGGCTCTTTCTATAGAAAAAACACGTATTAAAACAGCATTCACTGACGTCAGCGCCTCATCTAACATTGTCGTTAAGGGATCTATTTTGAAACCTCAATTAGCAGGTGAAGTCTTTATTTCAGAAGGTTCGATTTTTGCTAAAAGAGCTAATAATTCAGATCAGACTACATCTAAAAAATCGGACCATTCTAAGGTCAAAATAATTCATAGATTACCAGAACAAAACTGGAACCGTAGGGAACCCCTGGTTTTGTTTATTCAAGATGAAGATGCACCTGCAAGTCGAATGGTCAGTGCAGGTTTGCCTAGTGGGTTTGAAACAATACTCTTTGATAATTTAAAGCTCGTATTGGGTCCTTCATTACGATTGGTTGCTCAACCTTTGGCAAGCTTCGAAACAAATGGATTCCTTCTCTTAAATGGTGCTTTTGACGAGACACTTGATGTTAGTGGAGTTATTAAACTTGTTAGTGGCTACGTTAATCTCTTTACGACTACTTTTAATCTAGATCAAAGTGAACCTAATGTAGCCGTATTCGTTCCGTCTATGGGCTTGGTTCCATATGTTGACGTGACTTTGAAAAGTCGTGTTCCAGATAATGTTAGAGACGTTAGCAATTTTTCCTCTAATGGTATGGCATCATTTGGTATTGGAGGATCTCGTTTCGTAAATGTCGAAGTGACGGCCTCTGGGCCTGCAGATCGTATTAGTGAAAATTTTCAATTGAGAAGTACTCCATCTTTGGGAAGAAGCGAGTTGCTAGGACTTATAGGAGGTAATTCTCTTGCAAATCTAATAAGTAGTGGAGGTAATGGTGATGTGCTTGCTAGCTTTTTGAATAGATCTTTTGCTTCGTATCTTCAAGGCAATATCAATGGTTTTTTAAGTGATAGACTTCAAATTTCTTTGTATCCTGCATATATAAATGGAGCAGATTCAGAGGATGATAGTAGTGATAGCAGTTCTTCAAGTACTGATCAGGAAGATACGAATTTTCCAGGTCAACAGGCATGGGTGACAGAAATAGGTGTTGACCTGAACGATAAAATTAATTTCTCAGTTCAGGCTGCTCCTAACAGACAAGATATTCCACCGAAAGGGAATATTACTTTTCAAATGAATCCCAACGTAGGTTTACTAGGCTCATTTGATAAGAATGGGAATTGGCAAAGTCAGCTCCAACTCTATTTTAGATATTAATTAAATGAATAATTGGATAAAAATGACTTAATTAAAAAATTCTCAGTTAGATAGATTTTTATCTTTTTTTATTGCTTGATTCGCCATTAAAGGAATATTTTAAAGATAGTGAAAAATTATCTTTAATTAAATAGTTGATCTAAGCAAATGAG is a window of Prochlorococcus marinus str. MIT 0917 DNA encoding:
- a CDS encoding DUF4332 domain-containing protein — its product is MNNKSLLKDLPKTFYQEEKILLSNNIKTWDSLLSISDEQINHLIDGSLGSVRNVKRLKCIAYFICTLDIQLNEAALLMHSGLISNKAISRLSPQELVQKTGRFERILRTGRIPIIDLKKAHFLIEKAKKTLFNLPKNN
- a CDS encoding Ycf51 family protein, encoding MSELIQDITKWLAWGGSGLGVLTVLGYLFNWGIKFRLTGTTIFTLLLSASCWAFEQSYTPPFNVEGYKYAPIVYDNGFDLVVAQASNDFPKEAIKPTLLQIAGNLKGGGRNGAQVKVRLRKIESAGDGISKPIILGELINDLKESKIIELPDRNYSASESFSNNAHIEEITSLETDE
- a CDS encoding translocation/assembly module TamB; the protein is MGDEWSSKRLKRWGLAGTFAALGGVLIWSGADLLVDRTISRFSPQIEKTLSNSLGHPLKIGSYRGLRPWGIELGLTRILPVIKDSSSVSIANLTIKFAPFASLLNWQPVAIFNPKGTEIILSKNDTGSFWVVPQNDNPKKINLQLRFNLKEPTKIVFNPGDTTLLAKGNLSLNLGKKKIYGAINLDSKKQGSLFLAGKGYWDGIEFQTKVKINKLSLGIFEGVLGSNSNIISRGNINGSIKLGVKKGLISCKGDLLFNNLTLRGGPLRDTLSTNNSKIQCDNKKFKLIESKWNYGYWDISNSSEIPFYKKDKTYINSVTSIKIKDFDHKPLTLKSKLPISFVDRQFIPGEINANFNLESFPLGALNPILNTSLSGKINTKGDFQGPLSSLNSTINLSLENPQVNGIRLREKWTGSFIRIPSEKKWGSLNMESEGASIPGDLQINFKKDGNFNDLNLNRLGGKISLNPKSNVFEWDAYKFRLDRVEVAFPPEKSFKRIFGEVSGNGIFSLDPLFLNGDLNLDYFRLLGFKLKKASIKGQIKNSETNLKGVLIPSENGKIKFDINNGSEFSLLAQVKEVSSSWIAATALEFPKLGLKYSDAIGKAEDLEKFIIGYPNSSIDSKFKFLKRSQDSYREEISKINNQNIINPYDLNGNINADIKLSGRNLSNLNLEAKAFGKVWTNKLKSINSNEIKPFNATFNGNLASGFGDFSLLNLNFSLLSLFAPIPSAINGYFGLKGNYSLGNFTPRVTADLIIKDTVIYNRNIILDNGNILLKDNYLEFDIALRDKTSANSVNLGGTYPLISSYPIDIKVESHGDGLAFLTGLTKGNVSWTSGTADLSLLIRGTPAKPLANGFFVLKNSELLFQDKEINNLNSTIVFDFNRLEVRNLKANIGAAGIIKSQGGISLFDSQLSESEPLALSIEKTRIKTAFTDVSASSNIVVKGSILKPQLAGEVFISEGSIFAKRANNSDQTTSKKSDHSKVKIIHRLPEQNWNRREPLVLFIQDEDAPASRMVSAGLPSGFETILFDNLKLVLGPSLRLVAQPLASFETNGFLLLNGAFDETLDVSGVIKLVSGYVNLFTTTFNLDQSEPNVAVFVPSMGLVPYVDVTLKSRVPDNVRDVSNFSSNGMASFGIGGSRFVNVEVTASGPADRISENFQLRSTPSLGRSELLGLIGGNSLANLISSGGNGDVLASFLNRSFASYLQGNINGFLSDRLQISLYPAYINGADSEDDSSDSSSSSTDQEDTNFPGQQAWVTEIGVDLNDKINFSVQAAPNRQDIPPKGNITFQMNPNVGLLGSFDKNGNWQSQLQLYFRY